The sequence TCCCTCTTTAGCAACTCGATCTGTAAAGGACAGAAAATATAAAAAGCAATTTAATCAGTTCCAAGATCGATATTATTTAATAATAGGTATAGTTATTATAGTAAAAGCTGACATGAATAAAGGCTTAATTTTTGAGCTAGCTATTTACAAGAGAATTAATTAAACATTTTTGAGGTAGCAATGTACGTATAACAAGTTTAGCCATATAAATTTTCAACAACATAGTAAATAAGATCTCCCAACGTAACTCAATAGGTGAAGTAGTCATACCTCAAGATGAATTAAACATTTCTTGATTTCACATATTCAGACATTCTTGCCATCTCTGCAATAACTTCAACCATTAACTCCATCATCAAATGAAAGAATACCAACATTTAAAAACAAACTAATGAAAAATGTACTACTATAAGATTTTGGAAACAAACTAAGATTAAACATTGCCTAGCTGTTCTATTTCctcaaaagcaaaaacaaaattaagattCCCAAACATTCCAAACTACTAACAAGTTTTGAGAATCATAATGCTCATGACCTACCGAGTGGATCGATCTCAAGGATTATAACTTGAAGATGAGAATCGCCTATGTCCAGTGGATGCACATGGTGcctatatattaaataaataaatcagttTACATACTCATTATATTTAATACTCATAAAATTACATAAACTAGTTTTGTTTGAACATAATTTACATGCGAAGGAGGATTTGGAGTCTCTAGAGCATCCATCCTTTGAGGTCCAATGGATGCATCTTGTGCCTATATATTAAATCAATAAATTGGTTTACATactcattatatttaatataaaattatgtaAAGTAGTTTTGTTTGAACATAATGTACCTGTGAAGGAGGATTTGGAGTCTTTAGCGCATCAATCATTTGAGATAGTTGCCCAAATTGTGTCATCATCATGGATTTCAACTCTTCCACATCTCCTGTAGTGATAAGACGTCCATCTCCCACGAAACCAAGTTGTCCATTCTCCTCTTGCCTTAATTGCTCTTGTTTCATAGGCAATTCTCCCATACGCAAAAACATATTCTCCAACAACGCTTGTTGTTGTCTAATAGCTTTGTTAGAGTTATAAGTGTCTTCTCTTGTTTTCAAATGAAGTTGCTTACTATAAGTGTCTTCTCTCTGTAGTCTTTCTTTAGACATGTCTTCTTCTACAATACTAGATGCATGTACACCTTTAAGTTTGTGAACTTCCATCTTGACACCTCTCAACTCCTTTAGAATTTCCCCAACACCGTCCTGCaatatgtacatacatatatatatgatacatTGATACATATATGGTATGTTAGATATCGGGGTTTTCTTGTGTTCCATTGCGCACACAAGTCGTTTGATGTTTTGCTCGGCaagtatatttatatttttagtaACTAACTAGCGAAGGCAGTACTGTAGTCATGTATACTATCAAAGAAGGACATAACATATTATTAATAAAAGGACATTCGATCTATTCACTAAGGGAGTTAACCAGTTTAAGTATTTGCTAACCTCTTTCAATCTTCTGTTTTTAGATTTAAGCCGCCCAATCTTTTGAGCCATCGAGTTTCTTTCCTCATTCCATAACTCTTCTTTACGTTCAAAGTCTTTCACTTTTCTGTTGGAAGCTTGCAACTCACTTTCAAGGTCTTTCACTTTACTGTTGGAAGCTTGGAACTCCAATTCCTTTTGCTTAGAGTTTTGCTGCAATTTGTAGTGTACAGTAGCCAAGCTAGCGAGTTAACATGCATACATTTCTTTTCTAACATGTCAAATATAaactataattaattaagaaaatgcaaagagaaacgaaataatttaataaactaAGCAGAAGagatatttatgtatatatatatattaccttcATTTTTTCACGATGATTTTTATCGACAagtctttttcttattcttttttcatCGTCATCTAGAGGGGTTCCTCCCCTTTTCTTACTAGATGGTCTAGCAGCTTGATCATGATTTGCTTGATATTGGCTAACAGAATGTTGGGTTTTTTCAGTATCTGCCAGAGTGATAGTCAATATTGTACCTTCTGCAGCACTATGTCCATCAGACAGAAaataaagaaggaaagaaaactaGTACGTACGTGTAATCATGAATGAAGTGATCTTAAGTACAAGATGACAAAGAATTTTCTAGATAATGTAATTGCTTGTTAAATACGTGAATGgataaaacaacaaaaaggaaaagtgaTTTGCTGGTCACTACTGTCTACTGCTTAATTGGTAGTTTTAACTATAACTAGTAATTGATTGTTTTAGGATATACTATTTATATACATATCGATCTCAAGCATGCATTCACTCCACATTACATATAGTATACTCATGTTGGATTGAAATGAAAGCttctattaatttatatatatgtgcccGTACAAGACAAATGACACCCTTTTTCAAGTatctgattatatatatatatatatatatatatatatatatatatatatatatatatatatatgtaaggagGATGTCCAAAAATAGTTATTTACTTGTCATAAAAcatccaagaaaaacaaaaacctgaaattcaataaattcgctgcaatatatatatatgaattctgcTCCGATCTATTACAATATAAGGAATTACCAGTAACTTGATCATGAGTTGCTTGATGTTGGCTAACAGGACGTTCGGTTTCTCCAACACTAGCCTGGTGATTGATAATCAATGTTTTTGCAGCACTCTGTCCAtctaaaagaaatttaaaaggaaaaaaaaaaaacctagctAGTATCGTGCATGTAATTATGAATAAACTATAGTACCTTAAAAACTAACACATAATTTTAATAACTGGGAACGACGTACCTTTAATTGGCCAGCCAGCGTCTCcctctaaatttttttctttgtaattatcTACGTACAAAATGCCAAACATAAATgacataaaaacaaaataagcgAAATTAAGGGGAATAGTTTATCACTGGTACTGCTTGGTTGTTTTAACTATAATAACTAGTAATTGACTGTTATAGGATTTACTAGAAATATACTTGGATCTCAAACATTCACTACACAGTATACTCATGTTGGATTGAATGTCCACAACAAACATAAATCAAAGCTTCTAATTAATTACAACATAAATGACACCCACCCTTTTTCGTGTATCTGATTATATATGGAAGGACGATATCCAAAAATAGTTATTTACTTGTCATAAAAcatccaagaaaaacaaaaacatgaaattcaATTAATTcactgcaatatatatatatatactttgctCAGATCTATACAATATATAGTTGGAGAATTGGAATTCCCAGTTACTTACCATAACATAAGAGTCAAACCCAAGTCAACATAACAATTTTACAGGTACATCCGAGATCTGACATGCTTATACACACAGATCCAACTCTACCTCATCGATATATACAATATAATTACAATTCCTTACATATACTTACCACCacaaaacgtcaagagctcttCGATATCGAAGGAGGAGTCCTGCAAAGGATCGATGGGAATCATAATGCTTTGTCAAGCTATACCCTGGACCTGCAAAAATCAAAAGGTAAAGCAAAAGCGTCGATAAGCAAATTAAAAGCTTTAGATATGTATATAAAGAGAGAACGCCTACGATTCGATCCGATCCGATCCGACGGATATGAATCGTGTACCGTGCGATAACTGGGCAATAAGTGGCTAAGTGCAGTGGCCATTGCTTTTACTTGTCATTTTCTGCTTAAGAAGAGAATGAGACACTAAGATGCATCTATCCTATAATAGTTTTCTATCGGGCGGATCGGGTATCCGGTGTTCCATCAGCCCGGTACCagattaaatttttttggcaGGAATTGAGATTACTATACAGAACACATGTTATACGGATAGGTGTTGCCCAATAACGGCACTTTAGACGTTTTATAAATGTTGATATGACAAGTGAATGATTTATATCGAGCATCAATACAAACAACTACATACTCATGTTTGACGAATTTGATTGTCACAAATTATCTTAGGTGAAATTTCACATAAgaataagaacaaaaattaaaaattgtatttcaataaggataattttttaaaataaaaaaacttaccAAGATGTCCCCTTGTATATTAATATATCTGTTTCAACCTTTATTATGACAACATTATCAAATGAAATTCTCGTATTTTAGTATTCAAACAGTTacaataaaacatatataatagaatagatataagataatatatatgataaaacaaataacatatgacGCAAATTCGTGAGCATGGTGGACTACCGTCATCCAACCACCAATCAAGGCAGTCGACCCACCAAATAGAAGCGTTGGAGCACCACAACCAAACCCTGGCCATGATTCATTGTTGTCAGCTACTAATTCCAGCGGAATTTGACCTTGAAGCTTTGGCCACCCATGAAGAAAATTGATCGATCCAGTTGCCAGAGACAACGCCACCGCAAGCCACCTTCACGAGAGTGTAACCCAAACCTAGGTGCACCATTCCCACCCATCGGCTGGCCAAAATAGTCGTCGTCGTTGGAAGCTCCAATTTGGGTGTCAAATGAGAAAGATGAAGACAAAACCATACATGCGGATTAGTATGGGCTGGCCCAAAACAGATGGAGTGTTACTAGTGCGGAGGGACGGGTTGTTACATATGATATAGGAGCTTAGGCCCCGTTATTGAAGGTTTGGGCCTCATGAGGATGTGGGCCCTTAAGGGTAAGACTGTAACACCCTGCTCGAGTGGGTGAGGTCATAAGCCTTTGTAGTGCAAACTTTGATGGTGTTGGGTGAGTTACCAAGCGGAAAAGAGGATAATTCTATTATCCCATATCGCTCAGGGGATGATGTGAAGTGCAGTATAAGGTCGACTATACAAATGTTATGGATTATTCCTCCGCAAAGTAGTGAAATAAAGAAACTATCAAGTTATAATAAAGACATCGTTTCTTCTAGGCTCAATCCTTCTGTTTTCTCTGTGCGACGTGGTCTATCTTTAtgagcaaatgcaatggttaAGATTTAGATGTTCATGGATCCTAGATATTAGAAAATTGTTGGCCCATGGACTTAACTTGTAACACAACAATGGTTTTTTATTATCTCAATTCTAATAGGTCAAGCATGGGGGAATGGTGTCTGGCTGGCCCCTATGTTGACTCATCTTGTCCAAAATGGGACCTACttcaacatatatacaaatttttatataaaaattaatactgaccccacctctattacataaaaatcaagTCAATAAATTTACGTTATtataccaatacattttgttgacctcaataaaatatattaatctTTCAGCCGTTGTTGATTATaccttttattattttattttgaatttctgtCAAGATGACTGTGTTGTAAGACAGAACATTCGCAAACAACAAATAATAGAACAATAAAGAGCAATCAAaccagaaagaaagaagaagaagaacacaaaGTTTAGTGGTTCAACAAGTGCTTACTTTCACGGAGTCTATGACTGTTTTTACTATGAGAAATTCATTAGTAGAATTAAGTTAGGGTTCCCCTTCATAACAAGCTATCTAGATACCCAAAAAATATACTTATACTCCCATATTAAAAATAACCAACACTCATCCGTAATACCATATCGATGTAGCTAACCATGTAGGTTTTCTGTCCAAACAGATTGGGAGGTGTCCGGATGGTTTGGGAGGTGTAAGACAGTTTGGTCTCAAATTACTCTCGAGAGCAATATGGCCGAACAAGATTAATAGGTGTCCGAATGGTTTGGTCCCAAATCACTTCGAAGAGCAATATGTCTGGACGTTAATAGGTGTAAAGGTGTAGTGACCTAGTTGGTTACTCTCGTTTCCCACGGCCTATAAAAATCTACCACGGTCCAACGGGCCAACTAGGTTTAGGTTTAACAAAGAGAAAACTTTAGTCATACCCCAGTTTTTACTAAAGATACTTCAATTTGAGTTGACCCTCCCttgtaaaaattaattgataggGTGTCTAGTAAAAATTGGAGTATGACTGAAGTTTTCCTTAACAGAGCTCCGGCATGAAGCCCACGGAAgcccggggcctgctgtaataaaattacagcaggccccactgtaataaaattacagcaggccccactgtaataagcttttttaacattaaaaatttttatttttatttttaaaaatcataaatatgtagtgttcatcgtaacgaacacaacgatatattttttgttagaaacaaaaatcaaattcaacatgaaaaagacacgacaattctacaccatcggatataaactcaaaatattcaatgttttgatcccgatgaatttgatttttgtttcaaataaaaaatataccgttggattcgttatgaaaaatattacatatttatgatttttaaaaataaaaataaaattttttattaccttaaaaatacattacaacgggacctgctgtaattttattacagcaggccccgggcTTCCGAAGCCCACGGCCCCTGAAGCACAATTCTTTCTATGTTTAGGGGTACTCCCAAGCTCCCACAACAAAACACGTGGAAAATCCCCTCAACAATCTCTACTTTAATTTCACTGGGTAAATTAATGAGCACGGACCATAGCtcccaaatttatttatttttttcaaaatattttttcaacttATCCTTTACTTTACTTGTGTCTTTAGGTTTCGTTCGATCACCTTCCTACCTCTACCTGTGACGTTCTCTCTTCGACCTCAACTAGGACGTCTATCTCCCACGACTCCAATTCTTCCATTCTCCTCTTGTCCTAATTCAAGAATTAGAACAAGAACAATTAGGTCAAGAGAAGGATGGAAGATTTGGTTTCTTGGGCcaaatttcattgtttatttattttttcttgcaGGCCCAGGTTTGTTCGGAGGACTCCATCGGTGCTTGCTTCCACTTTCCCGATGGTAAGGTTATGTAACGAATTGTAATATATATGATGAGTTGGATGTGTATGGGTTGTTCTACTTTTCTATCCCCAATTTGTCTTCATCTTTCGTCTTCAAATGGGTAGTTCTGCTTCTCTATCCCCAATTTTGAAATCACATTGGAATTTGAAGTTTTCAGAGAGTTAACCTCACCGTTACCGAAATATGCTTAAAGAATTTGAGTTAACAGGCCCTCTTCCTTGGCTTGAGTATGCTTATGGAAACCAAGACATTTCAGGGTTCTCTTGATGCTTGGTTGGCGCATGTGTATGAGGGATATGTGGTTGTCTATGTTTCATTTCTATCATACAggtaatataattataaataatatgatGGTTGAATGTTATAGATTCTCTGTCATATTCTTTTCTGTACAAATTTGTTACCCCCTTGGTCTCCTTCCTTggtgatttattttttaatctttCACTAGGGCTCATTGCATTTTTATTGCTTAGTCACAGTTACAACGCTGCAGTACCCATGCCTTCTACTGGTTGGCCAGTTCCTCCTTGTCCACAGCCTTCGTTCCCTCAATATCCAGCACTTTCAGTTACCCCAGTGGGATATGCTCCGCAGCCCTTGTTTCCTGTGCAAACGTGAGGCCTCCTCTTCCTACATCTTTGTCACCTTCTCTCCAACCAGCACAAGCacccccccacccccccccccccccccccccccccccccccggggaCTGCCAGGGTCCATGCCACCTGTTCCTGTATATCGCAACCTTTGTTCCCGGGTGTTAGTGGCAATTTAGCGACGCAAAGTCTTCCTTTTCCTGCTTCTTTGGCTTTAACAAATACTTCACCAATTGCTGCAACAGAAGTTAATCCGTCAACTAATGCACATGCTGGAGCAAACCCCCAAATGACAAGCAGCTTCAATGCCCAAGCATTTCAGGTTTGATTGGACTTTACTGTGATGAAGTGATTTTTCCTATTGTATTTTGCTGACAATTTTTATAATGGTTGATTACACAAGAGAATGATATTTACAGCCTTGGAATTCTTTGTTAAGTATATTTTGGAGTTGCATTTGGTGCTAAAATATGGTTCCATCTGCTGTGGGGATCTCTGATTAGAATAATCCATTCTCTCTATATTGTATGCTACGGGATTTTTTTAATGTCTCCTGGAGTGACAATGTGATTTATTGAGAAGTTTTCAGTAGCCATGGTGTCGAAATGTCTTTCTCCACTCAAATGTGGTTAAATTTATTAATGGCCGTGTTTTAGTTTTGTATGTCTTGTACTTGTGATAGAAGTAATTACTTCTGCTCTTCATGTGCTTTGACCTTTCTATTGAAATGAATTTTATGTTATTTGTGCTGTGTTTACATTTGTTTTTACTTGGATTTGTGGTCATTTATGTATAGCACATGCTCTTAGTCCTCTGTTTGCGTAAATATAGACTAAGAGGTATTTCTACTTGTACAATTCTTTGTTTTGTAAATCACTCTCCATGTGTTCAGTCTAGGTCATAAAGCAAACTAAACTTCTCTCTACCTCCCTCTCTGTCCATCTGTTGGCTGGAAACATTGTGGTTGTCATTTGTTAGTTCTCCCTTGCTTAAGTGATTCTTTCCCCTTGTGTTTTTGAGAAATCCGGCTTtgctggggggggggggggggcattCAACTTTAGTATGCACATATGAGACTAATCGCAGGGGCTATCCATGTCTTACTGACATGCTCTGGTTTACTTGCCATTCCACCTACAGTGTGGACGACAAATGATTCAAGTAGGTATATGCATATTTTTATGCTGGTAGtttagttattattattttgacaaGCTTGCTGGAAAGGACTCGAGGATTCATCATCGTAGTGTCGTTCTCAGTTAAGAACAGTGTGTATGTAACTGCTCTTCTTGAAATCTGGATTTAAATTTCTGTAATTCACTCTTCCTGTGCTTAAACTGGAAGCTGGGGGGAATGAGTGGAACAAGATGACACCCAACAGAATTTTGCTATTTGTGGCATCCTTGCAATTTATTTTTACGGTCAAACAGTGAAATCAGACTTTTGGCCCAGGTCAGCTTCTTTCGCAAAGTTTGGTATATCTCCATTGTAGGTTGGAGCTTTAAAATATATGGTATGTTCAAGTGATTGGTAGTTATGGTTCCCATGAATCCCATCTGATCATCACTACTGTTGTTGCATGTTTCAGATGAGCTCGGTTGATGCAGCCATAGATAAAAGGATATCAGAAAGCAGGCTTGCTGGTCGAATGGCATTTTAGATCAACTGGAGCCCACATTGACATGTATTTACTGCTGGAATCTTTTGGTGGGTGGATCCTTCTATGGATGCTTCAGAATTCATTTAAACAGGAAGGATTCCTGGTCTCATTCTTACATTGCATGATGTGGTATAAAAAAGAGTTGTATTCTttgtaagaaattgaattaGAAGGAAAGGCATTCTTTAATTGTGAAGTAAGAGGTCTGGAGAAGGagcataacttttttttttttgcctcatttttcttttttcctcattTTGTAAACCTTTTCAGGAGTACTTAGCAAAAGAAATTGTAGTCTATTGGGATACAGTCATTCTGACATAAAATGCAGacttgtttttctctctttactTGTTGATTTGCAATTTCCTGAACATTTCTTCTTATCCTTGTCTCGGACTTGGCATGATTTGTTATTTAGTGGTTCTCTGTCCTTGGTTTCTGGTAAAATGTGGTATCTCATTCAATTTGGAAACCTAGAAGCGGTGAAGTAGCAGTTGTACATTCTTGCGCTGTAGATGGTGACTGGCCAACTGAAAATTGTTTTCGGTTTCTTCGAACTCTTGAAGAATGGGTAAGCTTAACAGACAATGAGACCATATGGGCCACTTTGAGCATCATAACATCTCTCTGGATATGATCATGAGAGCTTGTTCGGTTAAGCCATAGCTATTGTCTTTAGGGCGAGCCTCTCTCTGGATGTGATCAATGTGATCATGAGATCTTGTTCGGTTTAAGCCATAGCTATTGTCTTTAGGGTGAGCCTCAACAAAGCGCAAAGTTGGAGATGCAAAAATCAGTCCGATCAATGAATTATTAGAATTTATGTAGAAGTCGCAGCAAAGTTGGAGATGCAAAAATCAGTCCGATCAATGAATTATTAGAATTTATGTAGAAGTCGCAGCACATGGGACTTGCATGTAACCACCAGTGAGAAGAGTTTTACCGATTGAGTTATCCCCTTGTTGATAacccaatttcttttcttttttttgataagttagtTGAAGGGATATCTATACGATCCGACCGATTGCGTAAAGCACGCGGTAGCAATGGAACCGG is a genomic window of Tripterygium wilfordii isolate XIE 37 chromosome 16, ASM1340144v1, whole genome shotgun sequence containing:
- the LOC119980873 gene encoding uncharacterized protein LOC119980873 isoform X1, giving the protein MEDLVSWAKFHCLFIFSCRPRFVRRTPSVLASTFPMGSLDAWLAHVYEGYVVVYVSFLSYSHSYNAAVPMPSTGWPVPPCPQPSFPQYPALSVTPVGYAPQPLFPVQT
- the LOC119980873 gene encoding uncharacterized protein LOC119980873 isoform X2 — translated: MEDLVSWAKFHCLFIFSCRPRFVRRTPSVLASTFPMGSLDAWLAHVYEGYVVVYVSFLSYSYNAAVPMPSTGWPVPPCPQPSFPQYPALSVTPVGYAPQPLFPVQT
- the LOC119980868 gene encoding uncharacterized protein LOC119980868 isoform X1, whose product is MIPIDPLQDSSFDIEELLTFCGDNYKEKNLEGDAGWPIKDGQSAAKTLIINHQASVGETERPVSQHQATHDQVTEGTILTITLADTEKTQHSVSQYQANHDQAARPSSKKRGGTPLDDDEKRIRKRLVDKNHREKMKQNSKQKELEFQASNSKVKDLESELQASNRKVKDFERKEELWNEERNSMAQKIGRLKSKNRRLKEDGVGEILKELRGVKMEVHKLKGVHASSIVEEDMSKERLQREDTYSKQLHLKTREDTYNSNKAIRQQQALLENMFLRMGELPMKQEQLRQEENGQLGFVGDGRLITTGDVEELKSMMMTQFGQLSQMIDALKTPNPPSQAQDASIGPQRMDALETPNPPSHAPCASTGHRRFSSSSYNPRDGKNV
- the LOC119980868 gene encoding uncharacterized protein LOC119980868 isoform X2, whose translation is MIPIDPLQDSSFDIEELLTFCGDNYKEKNLEGDAGWPIKDGQSAAKTLIINHQASVGETERPVSQHQATHDQVTDTEKTQHSVSQYQANHDQAARPSSKKRGGTPLDDDEKRIRKRLVDKNHREKMKQNSKQKELEFQASNSKVKDLESELQASNRKVKDFERKEELWNEERNSMAQKIGRLKSKNRRLKEDGVGEILKELRGVKMEVHKLKGVHASSIVEEDMSKERLQREDTYSKQLHLKTREDTYNSNKAIRQQQALLENMFLRMGELPMKQEQLRQEENGQLGFVGDGRLITTGDVEELKSMMMTQFGQLSQMIDALKTPNPPSQAQDASIGPQRMDALETPNPPSHAPCASTGHRRFSSSSYNPRDGKNV
- the LOC119980868 gene encoding uncharacterized protein LOC119980868 isoform X3, translated to MIPIDPLQDSSFDIEELLTFCGDNYKEKNLEGDAGWPIKDGQSAAKTLIINHQASVGETERPVSQHQATHDQVTEGTILTITLADTEKTQHSVSQYQANHDQAARPSSKKRGGTPLDDDEKRIRKRLVDKNHREKMKQNSKQKELEFQASNSKVKDLESELQASNRKVKDFERKEELWNEERNSMAQKIGRLKSKNRRLKEDGVGEILKELRGVKMEVHKLKGVHASSIVEEDMSKERLQREDTYSKQLHLKTREDTYNSNKAIRQQQALLENMFLRMGELPMKQEQLRQEENGQLGFVGDGRLITTGDVEELKSMMMTQFGQLSQMIDALKTPNPPSQAPCASTGHRRFSSSSYNPRDGKNV